CTGGGTACCGAAGGTACATggctacaacttgagttcttgTTTGCTTCAAACATCCATCTAATCAAATTCATGTTCTTCTTATTGCTGTTGAAATTGTTTTAGGTTCCACAACAAAGAAGTAATGAAGATTGTGGGAATTATgttctcaactatatatattCATTTATACAGATGGCCCCGAACGATTTTCATGTAAAGGAGTATCCTTACTTTCTAAGTCCTGACAACTGCTTCATTTTTTCTAGCTGAAACGTGCAATGAATTGCTTCGTTTAGAATCAGAAGTGCTCAGTGAGTCAGTATAAAACTCAAATCAAACCCACACAGTAAAAATATCTTCTGCAACATTTGattatatgtaaaaaaaaacactGTAAAGCAAAACGAGATAAATGTTCACCTTTCAGAATAACAGTGAGTTCCTTCTTCTCGCTCTCAAGCATCTTCTGCTCCTCGCTCACATTGCTCTTGCTCCGAGTTTCACTAGTACTGGTTCCAATCTCTCCAATATCAAAGACCTTATTGACCTTATCCTCATCCCCTTCCTCTAAGTTCCACATAGAGTGTCCTTCCGAAGTCAGCCACTCGTTGTCTCCATGACCGGCAGCCCTCGCCTCATAATCTTTCTCAACTTCCTCAAATATACGACTTCCTTCGTCTCCAGCTTCCTCCTCTAACCATGACCGCTCATCAGTCGCCCGAGAATCAGAAATTCCGGCAACTCCGTCTTTGGAATCAACGGCGAAAACTGAGTCTAATttatcatcatcttctccattgAGATTCCATGTGCTAGAGGCAGATACTTCGTCGCGGATATTGTGGTTGCCGTTGTTGCCGTTGCCACTGCCGTGATTGCTGGAAACCGAGTCTTTGGAATCAAGGGCGAATAATGAGTCTAACttatcatcatcttcttctccaTTGAGTTTCCACGTGCTAGAGGCAGAAACTTCGTCTCTGATATTGCCGTTGCCGTGATTGCTGGAAAATGGTCTGGGAATGAAATTGGAATTAGAGATGCGAGGAGGAAGAGAAATTGAAGGAGACTTGGAACAGAGATTGGATAGTAGACGTATATGGGAAGATTTAGGGAGGAAACGAGAAAGCATTCTGGGAAAAAAAATTGGAAGCAGATTCAGATGGAGTTTGGTCACCCCAGCGTGTAAGAGAGCAAGGTTTTTCCTCCCTTCTTGctttgggggaggatgctatcACTGAAGAAGATGCTGTCGGTTAATTTTCTACTGGTAGAGTGGAGTCTTATGCCATGCCGCGGACTCTGCACGAGATGAAAAAACCCGAACCGGTTTCATCGTCCACTTTAGATGAGACTACTAATTTCAGTAGTCTCCGATATGCATAGAACCACCACCCAGAACTTCCAGATATGGGCTTGGGCCCATTTATCAAGTAATTTTACAACTTatgtatttgaatttttttttttacttttatcaattcaatattttgttttaatacgATTTAAGTGATTTTCTATGCTTATTTTTCTTAAACGAATTAATcgaattttgttttaaatatgataagtgttttttttttggaagaaatatgataaaagtattaaattatattaaattatatgatAAGTGTTaagttaaaataataaaaaaattaaattatattaaaactaATCTGTTAATACAAGTTACCaattaagagcatctccaacaacctcttaagttggctcttaagttatttgaggagggagaatgaaaaataagctccaacagcctcttagtggctcctcaaatcactaacaGCTTGTTTGGATGGAGGTATTTTAAAGTAAGTGAGGGTAAGTGAGAGAAGCTAATCTTGTTTGTTTTGAGATGTAATTGAATGTAATAGTAAGTGAGGTGAAATTTGACTGATTTTCTTTACACCCCAAATTGGAGGGTAGGGAGGTGacatattttttttccaaaattaccctttatattttattttaaaataaaacattatttggatataaaagtaattttgtatATAACTTACCTTACCTTATTTTACTTTACCATCAAACCAAACacaattacattattaaaccatcacttACCTTACCTTCTATCCAAACACAACAAATTATTTCATTCACTTCACTTATCTTACCCTACCTTAGTTTACTTTAACATACCCCCATCCAAACAAGGCCTAAGAGTCTCTCCatcatctctattaatagagagcctctctccacctcttagtgcctcttaattcattttttattaataatttattattagaaagtctctctcctcacactattggtaaatataacaacaattaataattttaatgataaaataataaataaggagtattgttggagatgaaatgtcttagtcactcttaaatcactaaaagtcaattatttatattatttttagagagtgcattggagatgctctaattaaaggaaaatttatataaaaattcaaattttaaaaatatctaCAATTTTATCAATGATttatttgaattatatcaaatcTAGAAATATTATGAGATGCCGTTTGGTTCGCAAAATGGAATGGAATTAGCAAATAAATAACTATTTCTATttttggttggtggaataagatacaatgaaatagataatttttttatttaaaagacaccattatcctcaaatgtaatgtcttatttcttttaaattttttttaaaacctatttcttttaattattactataaattgttcaaatatttaatatattattattttaaaaaatatacaaaaaactGAGAAAAGGGAAACATGAAAGAcggaaataaaacacgaaaaatagaaaaaaacattaaaaacgaaaaaataataaaaagatgaAAGAAGGAAAATTTGTAAAAACACGGAAAAGGAGAAATGAAAAACagtaaaaatactaaatataaaagcgtaaatttttttttttttttgaaaacaagCGCAAAAAGaacattaaaaacataaaaacaaaagaaagaaaacaaaataaaaatgaaaataacaaTAGCAATAGCACAATTCAAGCACCGAGTTGGCACTTTTTGATGTAATTGTAAATGACAATTTTGTCCTTGATATTTTCAATATAGAGCAAATTTTGGGTTCATGTAACGCTGAGTCTTCATTTGAGTATTTGGAATGCAAAAAATAATCTTAATCCGTATAGACAAAacttaaatttgttttttttacacCTACCGAGACCAAAATTATGCACTTTCAACCTGGATCGAGACAAATAAAAGAAAGATGCACGATCCTTCATCTAGTGAGAGTGCAATCAACTTTCtgtatataaagatggagggctaaacAAGGGTGAAACCATCCCTTAACAACCCTACGAGGGTGGTTCCTGATAGTCCATCATGCACCAGTACCCCCATGCCCCCTGCCTCTCAATCCGGTTAAAAGTTCCATTCTAATGAGTTCTGTTACCATGTACAAAATTTCTAAAagttaaaaacaaaattttacCATCTTTTATGTTACCGATATTATCTGCACTTCCCAAAAATTGTTAGAGACAAATTTGAACTCTGATCCTaaagaaatttaacaaaataatgattttaacaAATTTGAATACATTAGGCTAAGCTAGTACAACTTATTCACAAAATTCCTTAGTAGCATTCAGCACTCGTCAATTTTACAGTAGAATCAAGAAACCTGACTCCTCATTCCTTAAGTGAACTTTCATGCCTTGGCTAACTCATTTCCGGCATTCCAAAATCCAGAAAGCTTAGGTTTGAGCTACAATATTTCCTTGGAGACCTGTCTCATACTTCAGTTTCTGGTTTTTGTGGTGGAGGCATTGCAGTTTCTTTAGCAGCACCTGATACAATTTCATTTGGAGGAGATTCAGTCTGGTTTTCTGCTGGAGCTGGAGCTGGAGGAGGTGTGACCTCTTGCTGTTGTATAGCAGAGGCTTTTAGCTGCTCCTCTGTGATTTTCAAGTAATCTTCTGTCGTGTATGCTTCGGGTTGAGATGGAGCACCATCTGCATTTGGGAATGGCTTGTCATATTTCATTGCAATATCAGACAACTTTGATTTGGTGACATTTAAAGGAGCGTGTGATGCAAGCGTGACGGTGAGCATCACAAGGAGCTAAATTTCAATAGCAATCAAGGTGCATAGGCTAAATTTCAGGGACTAAATGTTGAAATTTAGACCAAAAATATGGTTTTGCCTAATTAAAAGCAATAGATGCAACAGCCGAAGTCCTCGATTATGAACACTTTAACTTACTGGGGTCAGCTTCAGTTGGGGACTTCCCTGGGCTGCCAACAGATGAAATTACAGAGCCAGGATTTGGTCTGTTAGAGCTATATGGGTTTTGTGTTTGACTTGGAATATCATCGAGGCCGATTTCTCGCTCAAGAGTGCTCTTGAATTCCCTTGAAACATCCTACATTTCAAAGTGTTGACTGATACCCTTTATGGATTAAGAACAACAAACAAAATGTTGCCCAACATGGCATAAACAAAAGCCATCAAACTCAAAGTTCTATGGACGTACCTGGAGTTCTCGAATGGTGGGTTGAAATGCACGTAGAGTCTTCCCTAAATTACGAGCAACCTGAGAGATCCAAAATCATAATGAGACTAACTAAATAAACGAACAAACGAGTAATGCTACTGAACCAATGGAGGCTTAGAGACGGTTAGTTGAGTGCCTTTGCCAAATTCAGAAAAATGGCACTtctaaacaacaacaaaagaTGTTCTTATTACTCCGAGACAAGACTCGGAGAAGATAAAGCATATCCATGGAACTGATAGCAGCCTATTTAGTTAGCCTTTTTGCAAAGTGCCTATAATCTAATTTCAATTAGGGACTTAATTTAAGCTCCAAACACAGGAAACATGATTTCTATTCCTCTGTTAAGACCTAACCAAGTATGATACCACTTGTTAGGAATCACATGGTTGTTGATTATAACAAGCTCGATACACCATTTACGCGGTTTGGCTATTTTTAGCTACATCCACGGGCCTGGACAGGAATAGTACATAATTCATTAATAATCTGCAATTTTTAATGTGAAATCACATGATCTTGGGCAACACAATTTTTCATTCAGCTATATGCAATTCCTCAAGGAAGTTATAGAACACAGTACTTGTAAGCAAAGTTAGGTCATCAATCAGTCCTAGAGGATCCTTAaagattaaatttttattattatccacAATTGAAACTAAACcctaaaaagaagaagaaaggcaTTCAAAAACTAACCTCAGCCAGACCTTTGGGACCAAAAACCAGTAAAGCCACCACTCCAATAACCAAAGCCTCTGGAGCTCCAACCCCAAACAAAGATGCAAAGACCATTCTACCCTTACGCctccccttcttcttctctgcaCCCAACAAAATCACAATTTTGAAATATAAAACACCAACAAAACACCACAGAAAGTGAAAAAGAACCGACCTTTTTTGAGAGATATTGTGTTGATTGAAAGACCCAGATGCTTTAGACCGTTCCAGGTAGAGAAAGGACCGGTACCCATTTGAGGAATCCAGAGCTTGAGGGTTCCAtagtttgaatttgaatttgaatttgaagaagaagaatgttgGTAAAGAAATGATCTTTTGCTTGTAGAAACGGAACACAAGGATGTGGGTGTAGAAATAAAGGAGGCCATAACCAGTGTGTGGTTATAGACttgaaaaaggaagaagatgaataatCATGCGTTGGAATGGAATATTATCTTCAACAAAATTGTGGAAGTGGAAGATGTTGCAGTATGAGCACCTGAAGAATTGGTTTGTCTACCTTAATTCCAAGTTGGAAATTGGGCTTAATTAAAGGTTGGAACTTGGAACATAAAGTATGTGGACGGCCCATGTTTCTTTCCTTTTGTTCATTTTCAGCCCCTCCAACAAAATAGGAACCTTTGTTCTTCTTGCTTGGGCTCAACCCCTTATATACAAACCTCTAACCAAGCTTGACCAAAGTGTTTTCTTAATAGAGGTTAGGGATTTGATGGCTAAGAgtatctccaagagactcttagtgcactctctaaaaataatataaataattgattcttacggggtgtttgttagagaGGATAAAGacattgggatagggataaaaaactgAGACGAGTTATCTCATGTTTGTTTTAGAGATAGGTTAGGGAGATAAGAGCGGGATATGAGTCTTATCCCCCAAATCCTATACTCAAGAGatgggtggtataaggaggtgggataagctcctgcaaTTTTAATATGATGAAAAAgttcatcttatccctcaaattaatgttatgtagtttaaataaggttaaaatagtaaaatgtattattttatctccatctctatcccacataccaaacattgaataataattcctgactatcatatttttatccttatcccaaccatttatccttatccatatctcaacttttatctttatccctatcccaattgaatatcaaacgctctgttagtgatttaagagtgactaagacatgtcatctccaacaatactccttatattcactccttatttattattttatcattaaaattagtaattgttgttatagttacCAATAGTGAAAGGGGAGAGActcttcaataataaattattaataaaaaatgaattaaggaggtactaagaggtggagagaggttctctattaatagagaggatgaagaaactcttagggtccgtttggtatgccgtaatgcaatgtaatgtaatcaaaattctaatgtaatggaatggaatagtgattctattaccatgtttggttgacaattatgatgtaatgtaataaccattacaatacttatattttcctaattaaatgcaatcataaaattttatttacataattaaaatcaacgaaaaatatgaaaatgtgaaaaatcaaATCGAAATCAAATACTATATGATTAAATGCAATCATATAGTTttgctttttcatatttttttacatttttctcgtttcttttatttttttcatttttaacatttttcaccgtttttctattttcacatttttccggtttttcattttttttcatttttcgcatttttctgtttttcatttttctcgttttcaattttcatgtttttctactttttgcgtttttgacGAGAATGAGAGGTAAGATTGAAAGGtgagatttgagaaatgagaggttagatgacaatgtaatgagaattcaagtcatttttctatgtaatggggattacgagatttcttcaacaaaatttaactcaaggttttctcattccattacaatgaaattgtaacatgcaaccaaacatggtaatgagctttcgatgtaatggtcattccattacgaatgtcattacatcttaccaaacggcACCTTAGTGATTTAAAAAGCCACTAAaaggctgttggagctgattttttattttccctCCTTCAATTTAACTTAATAATCAACTTaaaaggctgttggagatgTTCTATTCTCGTATTAATTTGGATGTGGCACGAGTTTAAAGACTTCGGCTCAGATACAGTAAATTATCGGCTACATAGAATCAAAAGCACCCCAGTCGTTAAGATTTGACCAATGTTCCATCGAGATCATTAAACTTTAAGTTTACTAATAAAATGCCTAAAGGCTAGCCAATAAAATTAGTGCGATTGGTTTTTCGAAAACACCCACTGAATATACCTGGACGACACATGACATATGCTAGAATCGTTTACTAATAAAATGTCTAAACTCTGATAATTTGGTCAATAAAACCAGTGTGGtcgatttttcaaaaaaaaaactacctaAACGACTGTTTCAAATTTCAGTTGTGATATTGTAAGAAATTCTATTGCGGTATTATGAGAAATTCTATATGGTATCGGTTTAATATATCTtatgaataaaaataataattatacaattttaatCTTTATCCCAATTATACATCTTGTAAGTAATTGTATCCATTGATTATggtcaataaaaaaaacttgttgGAATGCATATATAGTCAAAATCAAAGATGGGATCTTGAAGCAAATCTGTGAAGGTGGATTTTTGTGATtaataagtaaataaaataaaagaataatttagatgatggTAAGTAAATTTAAACATGTGGTGTGTTGGTTTGGCTTTTCCAATTGTAGGACCACATAACCACCCTAATTATATCTATATATCATAATGGACCCAACTTAACTTATATATCCAAATTACCTTTTTCAAGAAATCATTATTATTTCATGGAGTTTTATTTACCCcataattagaattagaaaggtAGAAACTTTAATTAACTTGTAAAGTTACTAACTTTAAGGTAGCATATgatatatttactatttaggAGATGATTATAACCCACTTCTTGATTAGGTAAAAAAGGGGGCAAGATTAATCTTATATGGTAACCACAACATAACATTAACTTCATTCCTTCTCCTTTTTGGGTGTGTTTGTCACACAATGGGAAACTATGATGTATAATTAATTTGTGACTTTATAAGAGAAACTATGATATATAGGAtgagtttcaaaaaaaaaaataataataattataagtaGATGATTTGTGGTTTTACCGATTTACAGATAGATATATgtgctttttttttcaaatgaatTCAAAACTTGTATTAGAAATAGGCGGGTTTCGATAGGTTTGGACTGAACCTGAtctaatttcaattttatttatctaaattccAACTATTTGATACGGTACTGATGGGCTGGATGGATACGAGTGGGTCTATTTACATATAAAAAGATGCATAAAGTATACTCATGGTCTCTAAACTTTATCTTTACTTTTATTATGATCCTTAAATTTCAAAACTGGACATTATGGCTCATGAACTTTTCATATTTCTAGCATAATGATCTATTTTACTATTGATCAAGTCAAAATAATCGACAACGACTTCGAAATAGAAAAATCTATGAATCAAAACTATTTAAAACCACATTCCCTATTGAACCGCCATTTTCGATTTTCCAAATCATCATTTTCAAAAGCTTTTTATCTGTAAACACTCATTTTCTCCCTCTTAACCaaataacacctaaatgatatcaaaaccaaaaagttcaaaaattaaagttgcttaatatatcatttccaTAAGTTCTACAACCACAAAGAGCTACATGCTAATAAAGTAGTCATTTTGATCATCAGAGAAAACGAGAtcattatattaataaaatgtaAAGCTCAAGAGCCATAATATCGGATTTTGACATAAAGACATTAAAGGAAAATTGAGGGCTATAAGTATAAtttgaaaaaaggaaaaaagaaaaggatgtgatgaagaaaaggTGCTTTTCAAAGAAGGGTAAGGGAATATGCAACCGTGCAAGTTTTTACTTATTTAAACAAAAGTTTATCACTTTCCTACACACGAGGGTTTTGCACTAAAAGTTGAAACCCACACGtgcacttttttctttttctttcattaatTAAAAAGTTGCCTTGTCCTAaacttattaaattattttgtaaccctaaagttattattattaatataataataagttGGAAAACAACCACAAACAAAGACAAGTAGTCTTCTGAATTTCCTATAATACCCTTTCACTATTGTGAATTTTATCATGTCCATCACTTTCTTTAGATTAACTTTTTTTAGGTACAATATACTATTCGGTCTATCTATTGAGGACTTTTGCAAAGAGTAGATATTTTgagctattttattttttaatttattataaaatgttaatttttattaatataattaatgaagATTCTTCTTCAACTAATTAAATTCACTTAACAAAAACAAGTTgagaaaacataataaaaagaaaggaaTAGTTTATTTTAGAAACCAAAAtctattctttttttaaataaactCCATGTGCATGAATCTAGATTAATCAAATCTCAAATATAGTTAAACTTTAAGAAGAATTAATGACAAAagcataattttaaaaaatatatattgggaATAATACAATTATAATAAaacttttataaattaatacttaATCAGTTATATCTAAATGAACGTGatcatgaaaaatgaaaagtgtTCAATCGTATATataagatatttatttatttagttgtaCATATCTAGTTGCTCAAAATAAGACAGATTCATAAAATACCATTTCAACCTTTACTCTATCATTTTGGTCAAGATTTAGAGCAAATAAACCAGAAGTGACCTAGGATGTATCCCTCATCATCTAAGTGTGATGGATGTTTAATCtatcattttattattttacgATTATTTCATGTAATATCTAATAATTGTTCTAGATACAACTTTCTCAACTGTATTAGAAATAATGTCAAAATATTGTAATTCGTAATTCAAAACCACAATCATGATTTTTTAAGTTTGAGAATTACTTACATATACTATCATCTATGAGATTAACTAGTGGCAGTTATAGATTATCCATCTGGGATCTTATGTTAGATGTCTAATGTATATGAACTTTCTATATCCATACATGTAACTCTCTAGACATCCATATATCTGTAGCTTGTGAGACCAGCTGCCTATTTAAGAATAGAAAaaattattacatgcaagtcttaacAGTATTGTACTAATCGTGTTATATAATACACTGACTTGGGTTAATTTAAGGTTATGATCATTTagtttatatataaaagtttcaccTCACTTTATCTTATACATAATGATTATAATTTATGGAGCCTTTCAATTATTGATTAACTAGATAAAAGATAAATTCCTTTTAAACAAtcaaattattataaataaaaaagaatacaataaATGAATACTTCATTAACTACGATTTGATGAAATGGATTGTTTTTAGGACACATGCACTAACAAGTGTGATATGGATTTTTTTTCGAAGGACAACTGCCTAATTCATTCAACCTGTTGCATCTTCTCTAGAAAATCTTTAGAAAATGATTAGAGAATCAAACATGCTAACTAGAGGTTGTTTGTTTGTTGATCAACAGACCGATATGTCTTTAGAGAGCTTCACATTTCAAGAAGAGTTGCTAATGCCCTGAGGATTATTAAAGTCAATTGGAAGCCGTCTAAACTAACATAGATGAATCAACGAGGGAGTTCCTGAGTTAGCGGGGTTTTACGATACTTTTTTGGAATTACCGAGGGTTTCCTCCTAGAGTTTTTTCTCATTCTATTCCATCAACTTTTGCTTTTGAGGCAGAGTTAAGAGCTGTGATTTATGGTATTGATGCATCTTAGGATTAGGATTGTCGTAAGCTCTGGGTTGAAGTTCATTCAACCCATGTCGTTGGCTCTTTTAGAAGAAAAACAAGTTTGGTTCCTTGGTAAATCAAGTAAGATTGGATGCATTGATTGTCGCTTTGTGCACAAATACAATTAGTgaccatttatatttttagagaAGGTAATCGAGTGACAGATGTTTGGCTAAGCATGCATTTCAAAAAATGGCCCAACATGGTGGCATCCGACCCTTGATTTTTGTTGTCCTTTTTATTATCGATAATGTTAATAGATTCACCTAATTTCGTTTTCGCTAGTTGCCATTTTTTCAGAGGTATActgtttttttactttttctttatttgttttaataatattgggtCTGATATCACTAGTTTTATATTAACAATGTCAaactagttgggatgtctgagTTTTTCTAATGCTTCTCGTTTCcatctttcattaaaaaaaagttaattaattTGCAAATAAAAACTTAAAGTATGCTATTATAATTATTCAAGAGTTAACGTGTTAAAAAATTAAGGCGTAatatatcaccagctccctgaacttgtccataaaagtaaattggctctctgaactttTTTAGTGTCTTACTAGCTccataaacttgcttatttcgtatggTCAGctcttgtccataaaagtatattagctccctacactttgcaaatgtctcaccagctccctaaacttacttattctataacaactaaatgcaaaaaccataatactaactctcgatcctcatccattcaatctctcaacactgcaacactaactcttataataggttgaaaggtaagAGAAGATAAAAATTACCTATCTATTGAATAGATGAAAaagtatttttagaatttaagttTAATAAGTTCTTGCTTTTAATTGTTACGGAatatgcaagtttagggagctggtgagacacttgcaaagtccAATGggctaatatacttttatggacaagtttaaggagctgatgatacgaaataagcaagtttagggaactGGTGAGACACTGACAAAGTTCAGAGAGTCAATTTACTTTTAttgacaagttcagagagctagtGATGTATTACGCCAAAAATTAAAGAACTAATT
The DNA window shown above is from Euphorbia lathyris chromosome 1, ddEupLath1.1, whole genome shotgun sequence and carries:
- the LOC136225006 gene encoding sec-independent protein translocase protein TATB, chloroplastic, which gives rise to MASFISTPTSLCSVSTSKRSFLYQHSSSSNSNSNSNYGTLKLWIPQMGTGPFSTWNGLKHLGLSINTISLKKEKKKGRRKGRMVFASLFGVGAPEALVIGVVALLVFGPKGLAEVARNLGKTLRAFQPTIRELQDVSREFKSTLEREIGLDDIPSQTQNPYSSNRPNPGSVISSVGSPGKSPTEADPNGAPSQPEAYTTEDYLKITEEQLKASAIQQQEVTPPPAPAPAENQTESPPNEIVSGAAKETAMPPPQKPETEV
- the LOC136224990 gene encoding small ribosomal subunit protein uS9m-like, which produces MLSRFLPKSSHIRLLSNLCSKSPSISLPPRISNSNFIPRPFSSNHGNGNIRDEVSASSTWKLNGEEDDDKLDSLFALDSKDSVSSNHGSGNGNNGNHNIRDEVSASSTWNLNGEDDDKLDSVFAVDSKDGVAGISDSRATDERSWLEEEAGDEGSRIFEEVEKDYEARAAGHGDNEWLTSEGHSMWNLEEGDEDKVNKVFDIGEIGTSTSETRSKSNVSEEQKMLESEKKELTVILKGPNRAFGDLVAASGISDDMLDSLIALKDFEGIEGLPPLSQIEDMRYEKNTRKSARAEIERQKQEEVAKARVRQVDEKGRAYGTGRRKCSIARVWIQPGEGNFVVNDKQFDVYFPMLDQRAALLRPFSETKTLGLWDIDCTVKGGGVSGQVGAIQLGVSRALQNWEPDLRPPLKTCGFLTRDPRVVERKKPGKAKARKSFQWVKR